DNA sequence from the Bacteroidota bacterium genome:
AATATCGGGGGGATTTTTGCGCTGTATGCCCTCGTGAATGGCGGCGTTGATACGGGCTGGACGTTCTACACGCCGTACAGTTCAACCTACTCACTGTCGAATGTCGTGCCTGTGGTGATCGGGGCGTTCATTCTCGGATTCTCGTCCATCCTCACGGCCCTGAATTTCATCGTCACGATTCACAAAATGCGGGCGCCGGGGCTTACGTGGTTCAAGCTGCCATTGTTTATCTGGGCGAGTTACGCAACAAGCATCATCACCGTTCTCGCGACACCCGTTATTGCTATTACGCTTTGTCTGCTGTTGTTTGAACGATTGATGGGTGTCGGAATCTTTGACCCGGCGTTAGGCGGCGACCCGATCCTCTTTCAGCATTTGTTCTGGTTCTACTCGCATCCCGCCGTCTATATCATGATCATTCCGTCGATGGGGGTGATCAGTGAAGTGGTCACCTGCTTCGCACGCAAACGGATTTTCGGATACAAATTCATGGCGTATGCGATCATGGCGATCGCCATTTTCGGATTCCTGGTGTGGGGTCATCACATGTTCATCAGCGGACAATCGGTATACGCCGGATTCGTCTTCTCAGCATTGAGCTTCATGGTGGCGATTCCTTCCGCAATCAAAGTGTTCAACTGGACGGCGACGTTGTACAAAGGACACATTGAATTCCGGACGCCGATTCTGTACGCGTTCGGCTTCATCGGTTTGTTTACGATTGGGGGGTTGACGGGTCTGTTCCTCGCGTCGCTGGCAACTGACGTCCATCTCACGGATACCTACTTCGTCGTCGCTCACTTCCATTATATCATGGTGGGCGGAGCGGTGATGGGCTATCTTGGCGGTATTCATTTCTGGTGGCCGAAAATGACGGGGAGAATGTACAACGAAGCGTGGGCGAAGTTTTCGGCACTCATTCTGTTTGTGGGATTCAACCTCACGTTCTTCCCCCAATTTGTTCTCGGGTACCTCGGCATGCCGCGGCGATACTACATTTATCCCGACGAATTCCAGGTGCTGAACGTGTTGTCGACAGCCGGAGCAACGATTCTCGGACTCGGCTACATCATTCCGATGGTGTATCTGCTCTGGTCACTCCGCAAGGAGAAGACCGTCGGCACAAACCCGTGGGGGGCAACGGGATTGGAATGGACAACACAATCGCCGCCGATAACTCACAATTTTGAGAAGACGCCGGTTGTGACCGGCGAGCCCTATGTGTATCAGGAGGAGGAGGACAAGGTTGTCGCATAACTCCGACACCGCGGTGGGGCACGCCCACCACTTCACCGACATGGACCAACAGCGTGAGGCAAGCACGCTGGGCATGTGGACATTCCTCGTTACCGAAATCATGTTCTTCGGGGGATTGTTCGTTGCCTATGCACTGTATCGCTCGATGTACCCGGACGCATTTGCAGAGGCAAGCCTCCGGCTCAATCTTGTGTTAGGCGCAGTCAACACCGGCGTGCTGATTTGCAGCAGTCTCACAATGGTGCTCGCTGTCCGTGACGCGCAAATGGGAAAGGTGAAGGGGCTCGTCCGCTACCTGATTGCGACGATTGTGCTGGGATCGGCGTTTCTTGTCATCAAAGCGTTCGAGTACTCGCACAAGATTCACGAGCATCTGATTCCCGGTTCGTCGTTCCAGTTTGCCGGGCCGTTCGGGCAGCAAGCGGAGATGTTTTTCTCCCTCTATTTCATGATGACCGGTTTGCACGCAATTCACATGATCATCGGCATCGGCGTGCTGTCGGTTCTTCTCTATCAGGCGAAGCGGGGACGCTTTAGGGCGGAATACTATTCACCGATTGACGTCGCCGGCTTGTACTGGCATTTCGTTGATGTTGTATGGATTTATCTCTTCCCGTTATTATACTTAGTCAGCAGGCATTGAGTATGTCGCAACACGTTATCCCTCAAAAAGTGTATTACCTCGTCTTCGTGACGCTGATTCTGCTGACGCTTGTCACGGTTGACGTTGCGTTCTACAATTTCGGCTTTCTGAATATCTACATCGCAATGGGCATTGCCACAGTCAAAGCGACGATTGTTGCATTGTACTTCATGCACTTGCGCTACAATTCCCGCCTTACATGGTTGTTTGCCGGGGCCGGAATCCTCTGGCTCTTCATCATGTTCGTCCTCACCATCGCCGACTACATTACGCGGTGAAATGGCTATGAGATTGTTCTTCAACGCGACGTTGGGGGCACTTCTGCTGACCGGTTGCTGCAAGGAGCAGCCTCATCTTGCCGACCGCACGATTATTGATCTCACGTACCCCTTCGACAGCACAACCATCTATTGGCCGACCGAAAAAGGCTTCCGGTTTGAAAAGGGATTTGAAGGAATAACACCCAACGGGTTTTTCTACTCAGCAAACACATTCTCTGCTCCGGAGCATGGCGGCACACACATCGATGCCCCGATACATTTTGCAGAAGGGAAGAACACGGTGGATGCAATTCCCGTCAAGCAACTTGTTGGTATCGGGGTGGTTGTTGATGTGACGGCCAAATGTACTGCCGACAGGGATTATCAGGTCTTGATCGAGGATATTGCGGAATGGGAGAGACGACACGGCGAACTTCCGAAAGAATGCATTATCCTTCTGCGAACCGGATTCGGAAAATACTGGCCTCACCGCGAGGAGTATTTGGGTACGTCGGAACTCGGTGCGGCTGCCGTTGCAAAGCTCCGGTTTCCGGGCTTGCACCCGGAGACTGCGAAATGGCTGCTTAGCAGCCGGTCCATCAAAGCCATCGGCATTGATACGCCGAGCATCGACTACGGACAGTCCGTGTACTTTGAGAGCCATGTTGCACTCTTCACTGCAAATATCCCTGCATTTGAGAACGTCGCCAATCTCGATCAGTTGCCCGATGCCGGGTTCTCCGTTGTTGCTCTTCCTATGAACATCAAAGGAGGAAGCGGGGGGCCGTTGCGGATCATCGCCCTGCTCGATTGAATCGAGTCCTCGATCAACTACCAATTAACTTCTTCCTTTCGTACATTTGACACACGCTTGTCGGGCAGCAGTACGGTCACGGGGGCGTGTTCGATTCCTTCACTCTCTTCTCGCTCAACATCATGATTGTCATGAAATTCGGCGGCACTTCCAACGAGGACGCCGCTGCAATGCGCAATGTGATTCGCCTTGTCAAATCCCATCTTGACAAGCAACCGGTTGTTGTCATTTCCGCCATCGCTAAAGCGACGAACGAACTGGAGTTGACCGCACGAACGGCTGCTCTGGGAAAGGAAGACGAGGCTGTTGCCATTGTTACACGATTGTTCGAACGTCATAACAAGATTATCGACAATCTTCTTGCCTCACGATCTGCTGCCGCAGAGTTGGAGGGAATCTTCTTCAATCATCTTGCAGAGATCAAGGCACTCGTCAAAGGCATAGCTATTTTGAGAGAGCTGACACCGCGAACGTTGGATGCGATGTGTTCGTTCGGCGAGCGCCTGTCAAGCCGAATTATCGCCGCGGGCCTGCTCGAATCCGGAGTTCAGTCGGTTTGGGTTGACGCGAAAGAATTCATGCTCACCGACGACAATTTTGGCCGTGCGCAACCCGTTTTTTCCGCTGTCGAAGCCGGTCTGGAGAAGAAGGTTCGGCCGCTGTTGGAACAGCGGAAAGTTCCCGTCACGCAAGGGTTTATCGGGATTACCCGTTCCGGCGAGTACACGACGATGGGACGTGAGAGTTCGGATTATTCGGCTTCGATTATCGGCTGGGCAATGAATGCCGCGAACGTTCAGATCTGGACTGATGTTGACGGGATTCTCACGGCAGACCCGCGTGTCGTAAAATCCGTGAAGAAGTTGAAGCGCCTGTCGTTCGAGGAGGCGTTCGAGCTTTCGTACTTCGGGGCAAAAGTGTTGCACCCGCGTACGATGCTTCCGGTGATCGAAAAGAACATTCCGGTTCAGATTCTGAATTCAAAGAGGGAAGGAACGGGCACAGTCGTGGATTATCATCTCAAGGGGAGTGAAGAACAACCCGGCGCTGTTTGCATCAAATCGATCGCCCACAAAGATGATATTGCTGTTGTAAGCATCTTTCCCCTCAAACGCTTCAGTCCGTATATGTTCTGGGAGGAAATTTTCAGCGTGCTGACGGCATACGGCATCACAACGGGAATGACGGCAACTTCAGAATTCAAGATCGCCTTCGCAATTGATGATGCAGCCGTGAGTGACGGGCTTGCGCACGAATTGGAGAAGTTCGGCAGAGTGGAAATCCTGCACAACAAGGGAAGCCTCTGCCTTGTCGGGAAAGGAATACGCGGTGCCGGTGGAATATTGCCGCGCATCTTTCACGCGCTGCCGGACTTTCAGGTGTACATGATTTCATTCGGAGCGTCGGACGCAAATCTGACGTTGGTCATTGACGGCGAACGGCTGCATGAGGCGTTGAACAACCTGCACGCCGGATTCTTCGAACGCGACACGCTGCCCGACACGTTCGAGGAAGTCGCGCATTGACACGTACCCGACACCTTCGTACAAAGACGCTCCGGGTTGCCACGACACTCGAGAAACTCCTCGGTATTCCGCGCCAAACGTCGGATCTTCCTCCACCTCTTGATATGCTGATTGCGACGATACTCTCTCAAAATACCAATGACAAGAACAGTCACCGGGCGTACACAACCCTTCGTGCGAAGTTTCCCCGTTGGGATGATGTTGCCGATGCTCCGATGCGGAGCGTGATTGCTGCGATTCGATCGGGTGGAATGGCAAACCAGAAGTCGGCAAGGATCAAGCAAACGCTTCGTGCGGTCAAGACGCGATATGGCAGGCATGATCTCTCTGCATTGAAACGAAAGCCAAGCGCCTCTGTTTTGGAGGAACTCACATCGCTGAACGGCGTCGGGCTCAAAACAGCATCCTGCGTTCTGCTGTTTTCGATGGAAAGGGATGTG
Encoded proteins:
- a CDS encoding cyclase family protein → MAMRLFFNATLGALLLTGCCKEQPHLADRTIIDLTYPFDSTTIYWPTEKGFRFEKGFEGITPNGFFYSANTFSAPEHGGTHIDAPIHFAEGKNTVDAIPVKQLVGIGVVVDVTAKCTADRDYQVLIEDIAEWERRHGELPKECIILLRTGFGKYWPHREEYLGTSELGAAAVAKLRFPGLHPETAKWLLSSRSIKAIGIDTPSIDYGQSVYFESHVALFTANIPAFENVANLDQLPDAGFSVVALPMNIKGGSGGPLRIIALLD
- a CDS encoding cytochrome c oxidase subunit 3 family protein, which codes for MCIRRRRTRLSHNSDTAVGHAHHFTDMDQQREASTLGMWTFLVTEIMFFGGLFVAYALYRSMYPDAFAEASLRLNLVLGAVNTGVLICSSLTMVLAVRDAQMGKVKGLVRYLIATIVLGSAFLVIKAFEYSHKIHEHLIPGSSFQFAGPFGQQAEMFFSLYFMMTGLHAIHMIIGIGVLSVLLYQAKRGRFRAEYYSPIDVAGLYWHFVDVVWIYLFPLLYLVSRH
- a CDS encoding endonuclease III → MTRTRHLRTKTLRVATTLEKLLGIPRQTSDLPPPLDMLIATILSQNTNDKNSHRAYTTLRAKFPRWDDVADAPMRSVIAAIRSGGMANQKSARIKQTLRAVKTRYGRHDLSALKRKPSASVLEELTSLNGVGLKTASCVLLFSMERDVFPVDTHVHRICNRLGLANSNTPEKTFEQMKTLIPKGKGYSFHTNLIRFGRMMCRSARPSCGECPLFDECLYEGKKKRKKQTRVPSTADHDFMLLDNVR
- a CDS encoding aspartate kinase; this encodes MFDSFTLFSLNIMIVMKFGGTSNEDAAAMRNVIRLVKSHLDKQPVVVISAIAKATNELELTARTAALGKEDEAVAIVTRLFERHNKIIDNLLASRSAAAELEGIFFNHLAEIKALVKGIAILRELTPRTLDAMCSFGERLSSRIIAAGLLESGVQSVWVDAKEFMLTDDNFGRAQPVFSAVEAGLEKKVRPLLEQRKVPVTQGFIGITRSGEYTTMGRESSDYSASIIGWAMNAANVQIWTDVDGILTADPRVVKSVKKLKRLSFEEAFELSYFGAKVLHPRTMLPVIEKNIPVQILNSKREGTGTVVDYHLKGSEEQPGAVCIKSIAHKDDIAVVSIFPLKRFSPYMFWEEIFSVLTAYGITTGMTATSEFKIAFAIDDAAVSDGLAHELEKFGRVEILHNKGSLCLVGKGIRGAGGILPRIFHALPDFQVYMISFGASDANLTLVIDGERLHEALNNLHAGFFERDTLPDTFEEVAH
- the ctaD gene encoding cytochrome c oxidase subunit I, which encodes MSNTVHHSVVDRENDYIHAGYGLKSWLLTVDHKRIAILYLISITVFFFVGGFFAFLLRLELMTPAGDIVSAETYNKLFTMHGVVMIFFFLIPSIPAVLGNFLVPLMIGAKDLAFPKLNLMSWYVYNIGGIFALYALVNGGVDTGWTFYTPYSSTYSLSNVVPVVIGAFILGFSSILTALNFIVTIHKMRAPGLTWFKLPLFIWASYATSIITVLATPVIAITLCLLLFERLMGVGIFDPALGGDPILFQHLFWFYSHPAVYIMIIPSMGVISEVVTCFARKRIFGYKFMAYAIMAIAIFGFLVWGHHMFISGQSVYAGFVFSALSFMVAIPSAIKVFNWTATLYKGHIEFRTPILYAFGFIGLFTIGGLTGLFLASLATDVHLTDTYFVVAHFHYIMVGGAVMGYLGGIHFWWPKMTGRMYNEAWAKFSALILFVGFNLTFFPQFVLGYLGMPRRYYIYPDEFQVLNVLSTAGATILGLGYIIPMVYLLWSLRKEKTVGTNPWGATGLEWTTQSPPITHNFEKTPVVTGEPYVYQEEEDKVVA
- a CDS encoding cytochrome C oxidase subunit IV family protein → MSQHVIPQKVYYLVFVTLILLTLVTVDVAFYNFGFLNIYIAMGIATVKATIVALYFMHLRYNSRLTWLFAGAGILWLFIMFVLTIADYITR